From a single Fusobacterium pseudoperiodonticum genomic region:
- a CDS encoding pyridoxamine 5'-phosphate oxidase family protein — translation MRKANREVKDRNEIIEIMKRCDVCRLVFNNGDYPYIVPLNFGLDADEEKVIIYFHSALEGTKVDIMKREMKATFEMDCNHELQYYEDRGYCTMAYESVIGRGKIRILSEDEKMEALKKLMAQYHKDKEAYFNPAAIPRTLVYCLEVEEMTAKRK, via the coding sequence ATGAGAAAGGCAAATAGAGAAGTCAAAGATAGAAATGAAATTATAGAAATCATGAAAAGATGTGATGTATGTAGATTAGTTTTTAACAATGGAGACTATCCTTACATTGTTCCTTTAAATTTTGGTTTAGATGCTGATGAAGAAAAAGTTATTATCTATTTCCATAGTGCCTTAGAAGGAACAAAAGTTGATATAATGAAAAGGGAAATGAAAGCAACTTTTGAAATGGATTGTAATCATGAACTTCAATATTATGAAGATAGAGGATATTGTACTATGGCTTATGAAAGTGTTATAGGTAGAGGTAAAATAAGAATATTATCTGAAGATGAAAAAATGGAGGCTTTAAAGAAATTAATGGCACAGTATCATAAAGATAAAGAGGCATATTTTAATCCTGCAGCAATACCTAGAACTCTTGTTTATTGTCTTGAAGTGGAAGAGATGACAGCAAAAAGAAAATAA
- a CDS encoding vWA domain-containing protein encodes MKFLMALLVTVFAFSFSAEIQAKSVSKNKEVVDVIFILDRSGSMGGLESDTIGGFNSVLEKQRKEEGKAYITTVLFDDQYELLHDRVDITKVQNITEKEYYVRGSTALLDAIGKTIAKEKAIQDTLSKGEKATKVLFIIITDGLENASKEYNSAAVKKLIETQKAKDGWEFLFLGANIDAIETANTIGISAERAVNYNSDSVGTQLNYKSLNNAVSEVRSGKELKKEWKADIEADYQQRSKK; translated from the coding sequence ATGAAATTTTTAATGGCATTGTTAGTTACAGTTTTTGCTTTTAGTTTTTCGGCAGAAATTCAAGCTAAATCTGTAAGTAAAAATAAAGAAGTAGTAGATGTAATATTTATTTTAGATAGAAGTGGTTCTATGGGTGGATTGGAATCAGATACTATTGGTGGTTTTAATTCTGTTTTAGAAAAACAAAGAAAAGAGGAAGGTAAAGCATATATTACAACAGTTTTATTTGATGATCAATATGAATTGTTACATGATAGAGTAGATATCACTAAAGTACAAAATATAACAGAAAAAGAATATTATGTTAGAGGAAGTACAGCTCTTTTAGATGCTATTGGTAAAACTATAGCTAAAGAAAAAGCTATACAAGACACATTGTCTAAGGGTGAAAAAGCAACTAAAGTTCTATTTATCATAATAACAGATGGTTTAGAAAATGCTAGTAAGGAATACAATTCTGCTGCTGTTAAAAAATTGATAGAAACTCAAAAAGCAAAAGATGGTTGGGAATTTCTATTCTTAGGTGCTAATATAGATGCAATAGAAACTGCAAATACAATAGGAATTAGTGCTGAAAGAGCAGTGAACTATAATTCTGATAGTGTAGGAACTCAATTAAATTATAAGAGCTTAAATAATGCAGTTTCAGAAGTTCGTTCAGGAAAAGAATTGAAAAAAGAATGGAAAGCTGATATTGAAGCAGACTATCAACAAAGAAGTAAAAAATAA
- a CDS encoding toxin-antitoxin system YwqK family antitoxin encodes MKVYELENNFDNGETDFHFKLTKDINFFFKEEEKKDLLEKLKYPAKAVNRYLRGVFEFSPLMIADMYKVKYGSYKGLEQYIKLESEDKKPVIADIMWIQGIGLRFIISKKAKDYLDKKYFDYFRYIEVFYKDIPLYIITELTKVKPCYVIADYKYRLVDFLKISGKNDVFLINRDEGKPSDSIYCLEAFKEYIEASALTGYEFRKMNDSNTFKIPEEKKEELKEVEDKAYYENGNLKYKGLLCNGKRIKEWKYYYENGNLNFIGSYDEYGEQTGVWKTYYENGIIKNIANYDFGGLVGLVKNFDEEGNYISSTFYEEGSDLTKWQFFYKDGKSIEKEGTAYDMGEEAEKRWIIDGEWKYYNETGKLQKIETYENGEIIKVEKFK; translated from the coding sequence ATGAAAGTATACGAATTAGAAAATAATTTTGACAATGGTGAAACTGATTTTCATTTTAAATTAACAAAAGATATAAATTTTTTCTTTAAAGAAGAAGAAAAAAAAGATTTATTAGAAAAATTAAAGTATCCAGCTAAAGCTGTAAATAGATATTTAAGAGGAGTGTTTGAATTTTCACCATTAATGATTGCTGATATGTATAAAGTTAAATATGGCTCATATAAAGGATTGGAACAATATATTAAACTTGAATCAGAAGATAAAAAACCTGTTATTGCAGATATAATGTGGATACAAGGTATAGGATTAAGATTTATTATTTCTAAAAAAGCAAAAGACTATTTAGATAAAAAATATTTTGATTATTTTAGATATATAGAAGTTTTTTATAAAGATATACCTCTATATATAATAACTGAATTAACAAAAGTTAAACCTTGTTATGTAATAGCTGATTACAAATATAGACTTGTAGATTTTTTAAAAATAAGTGGAAAAAATGATGTTTTTTTAATAAATAGAGATGAAGGAAAGCCATCAGATTCCATTTATTGCTTGGAAGCATTTAAAGAATATATAGAAGCAAGTGCTTTAACAGGATATGAATTTAGAAAAATGAATGATAGTAATACTTTTAAAATACCAGAAGAAAAGAAAGAGGAACTAAAAGAAGTAGAAGACAAGGCTTATTATGAAAATGGTAATTTAAAGTATAAAGGACTTCTTTGTAATGGAAAAAGGATAAAAGAATGGAAATATTATTATGAAAATGGTAATCTTAATTTTATAGGTTCCTATGATGAATATGGAGAACAAACAGGAGTTTGGAAAACTTATTATGAAAATGGAATTATAAAAAATATTGCTAATTATGATTTTGGAGGTTTAGTAGGACTTGTCAAAAATTTTGATGAAGAAGGGAATTATATATCAAGTACATTTTATGAAGAAGGCTCAGATTTAACAAAATGGCAATTTTTCTATAAAGATGGAAAGAGTATTGAGAAAGAAGGAACTGCTTATGATATGGGGGAAGAAGCAGAAAAAAGATGGATAATAGATGGTGAATGGAAATATTATAATGAGACAGGAAAACTTCAAAAAATAGAAACCTATGAAAATGGAGAAATAATAAAAGTAGAGAAATTTAAATAA
- a CDS encoding toxin-antitoxin system YwqK family antitoxin — protein MKIYEIGFDYANYNVIFTFKINKDASFFFSKEELDRYFRKDRFYEEANLKRYVEGEAKILDVTLLDIYKDKYGTYEGLEKYVELIPDGKKSNVKDIISIPGFGMKVLLSRKAKEYIEKKYSGKLEYLKVSYDKKDFYIVTDIKNIEYCYSLKLPPNIIDVYDFSKVSGKNDIFKIGTIEKKDFLKERFFCIKKFKDYIEESDLKGYKFEEMKDINDIEIFKEEKQEETQFTEIEEKGYYKSGKLKYIGTIWKGFRIKQWKSWYENGNLESDGEFNMKGEEEGEWRYYHQNGKIKNVANYENGKLVGLVKNFDENGKFYSSTYYEKSSNLTKWQFFYKDGKSIKKEGMAYDMGEEAKKRWIATGEWKYYSKGGKLQKIETYENGEIIKVEKFK, from the coding sequence ATGAAAATATATGAAATAGGGTTTGATTATGCTAATTATAATGTAATTTTTACATTCAAAATAAATAAAGATGCTTCATTTTTCTTTTCAAAAGAAGAATTAGATAGGTATTTTAGAAAAGATAGATTTTACGAAGAAGCAAATTTAAAAAGGTATGTAGAAGGAGAAGCAAAAATATTAGATGTTACATTATTAGACATATATAAAGATAAATATGGTACATATGAGGGATTAGAAAAATATGTAGAATTAATACCAGATGGTAAAAAATCTAATGTTAAAGATATAATATCTATTCCTGGATTTGGAATGAAAGTATTGTTATCAAGAAAAGCAAAAGAATATATAGAAAAAAAATACTCAGGAAAATTAGAATATTTAAAAGTAAGTTATGATAAGAAAGATTTTTATATTGTAACAGATATAAAAAATATTGAATATTGTTATAGCTTAAAGTTACCTCCAAATATAATAGATGTTTATGATTTTTCAAAAGTAAGTGGTAAAAATGATATTTTTAAAATAGGAACTATTGAAAAAAAAGATTTTCTAAAAGAAAGATTTTTTTGTATAAAAAAATTTAAAGACTATATTGAAGAAAGTGACCTAAAAGGTTATAAATTTGAAGAAATGAAAGATATAAATGATATAGAGATTTTTAAAGAAGAAAAGCAAGAAGAAACTCAATTCACAGAAATAGAAGAAAAGGGTTATTATAAAAGTGGGAAATTAAAATATATAGGTACTATATGGAAAGGATTTAGAATAAAACAATGGAAATCTTGGTATGAAAATGGAAATTTAGAATCTGATGGAGAATTTAATATGAAAGGTGAAGAAGAAGGGGAATGGAGATACTATCATCAAAATGGAAAAATAAAAAATGTTGCTAATTATGAGAATGGGAAATTGGTAGGACTTGTTAAAAATTTTGATGAAAATGGGAAATTTTATTCAAGTACATATTATGAAAAGAGTTCTAACTTAACAAAATGGCAATTTTTTTATAAAGATGGTAAAAGTATAAAAAAAGAAGGAATGGCTTATGATATGGGAGAAGAAGCTAAAAAAAGATGGATAGCAACAGGAGAATGGAAATATTATAGTAAAGGAGGTAAACTTCAAAAAATAGAGACTTATGAAAATGGAGAAATAATAAAGGTAGAGAAATTCAAATAA
- a CDS encoding Imm49 family immunity protein encodes MLVSKKKFNEKLEHLLGSIKFYKSDEDETLKLIENKKGNPLSCMGSLATIYETTASKALLVDKDIESFRKNMYIYSKLKLMSRDTRAYLAWRKINLFCILMSNNKDFLDFILRNFDIIGHEKEKYKKSEADFYLMRTILLAIRGNWKEVIARADFYSANPSKETDFKYFPLEFGFLKALAEKNIEKMKENINAMLEPKVARQMMYDESIFFDFYLHTHVLLYLKIASYYGFDLEIESDIVPKELIDNTPAKEYPEPYEFMKKFDLKTITPEEWKAWIYEYYPKPEEIKEFEERGYFV; translated from the coding sequence ATGTTAGTAAGCAAAAAAAAATTTAATGAGAAATTGGAACATTTGTTAGGAAGTATAAAATTTTATAAAAGTGATGAAGATGAAACTCTTAAATTAATTGAAAATAAAAAAGGTAATCCTTTAAGTTGCATGGGAAGTTTAGCTACAATTTATGAAACAACAGCTTCTAAAGCCTTATTAGTGGATAAAGATATAGAAAGTTTTAGAAAGAATATGTATATATATTCAAAATTAAAACTTATGAGTAGAGATACTAGAGCTTATCTTGCTTGGAGGAAAATAAATCTTTTTTGTATTTTGATGTCAAATAATAAAGATTTTTTAGATTTTATATTAAGAAATTTTGATATAATAGGACATGAAAAAGAAAAATATAAGAAATCTGAAGCTGATTTTTATTTAATGAGAACAATATTACTTGCTATAAGAGGAAATTGGAAAGAGGTAATAGCTAGAGCAGATTTTTATTCAGCTAATCCTTCAAAAGAAACAGATTTTAAATATTTTCCTCTTGAATTTGGATTTTTGAAAGCATTAGCAGAAAAGAATATTGAAAAGATGAAAGAAAATATAAATGCGATGTTAGAGCCAAAAGTAGCTAGACAAATGATGTATGATGAGAGTATATTTTTTGATTTTTATCTTCATACTCATGTATTGTTATATTTAAAAATAGCATCATATTATGGATTTGATTTAGAAATAGAAAGTGACATAGTTCCAAAAGAATTAATAGACAATACACCAGCTAAAGAATATCCAGAACCTTATGAATTTATGAAAAAATTTGATTTAAAAACTATTACACCAGAAGAATGGAAAGCTTGGATATATGAATATTATCCAAAACCTGAAGAAATAAAAGAATTTGAAGAAAGAGGATATTTTGTATAG
- a CDS encoding EndoU domain-containing protein — protein MSVFDQNTNQWKLKVKRDGITPQETTLFLESWTESRIIVEVDIAYKNRIISQTRRNIWKGTTPSGIKVEGYIALNTTVFPLQ, from the coding sequence ATTTCAGTATTTGATCAGAATACTAATCAATGGAAATTAAAAGTAAAAAGAGATGGAATAACACCACAAGAAACGACATTATTTCTAGAAAGTTGGACGGAAAGTAGAATAATAGTAGAAGTAGATATCGCTTATAAGAATAGAATTATCTCACAAACACGTCGTAATATATGGAAAGGAACTACCCCTTCAGGAATAAAAGTAGAAGGATATATAGCTCTTAATACAACAGTTTTCCCTTTACAATAA
- a CDS encoding DUF5376 family protein, producing MKFKFCYEKIFKKTIHEEIDLICVSINETQNEDIISCYISDISVFEIYLDSICERLEKKEPSAMDGQVWGGDFIEDRVYIYWVFDPDNEEGKAEISRKGMLKLMKRWIEFRKKKIPENYEEYEEIIEVD from the coding sequence ATGAAGTTTAAGTTCTGTTATGAAAAAATTTTTAAAAAAACTATACATGAAGAAATTGATTTAATTTGTGTTTCTATTAATGAAACACAAAATGAAGATATTATATCATGTTACATAAGTGATATTAGTGTTTTTGAAATCTATTTGGATAGCATTTGTGAGAGATTAGAAAAGAAAGAACCTTCAGCAATGGATGGTCAAGTTTGGGGAGGAGATTTTATAGAAGATAGAGTATATATTTATTGGGTATTTGATCCAGATAATGAGGAAGGGAAGGCAGAAATATCAAGAAAAGGTATGTTAAAATTGATGAAAAGATGGATAGAATTTAGAAAGAAAAAAATTCCAGAAAATTATGAAGAATATGAAGAAATAATAGAAGTAGATTAA
- a CDS encoding osmolarity sensor protein EnvZ, whose translation MDVVVIISKEKKIENFRIVVIPSGRSERGFLRTKDYGIIAYPDKKDFEKIGEMINWAFNESDDKVIENSSVTKIEKQFYNCSSYRKVTNEYNEVWLEFFKGIYSISLLKKDGDAFVAFEDENKESVEYIFPEKPTALELGTKVMEMFEYKERYDGIIE comes from the coding sequence ATGGATGTAGTAGTTATAATATCTAAAGAAAAAAAAATAGAAAATTTCAGAATAGTGGTAATACCATCAGGTAGGAGTGAAAGAGGTTTTCTTAGAACAAAAGATTACGGAATAATAGCTTATCCAGATAAAAAAGATTTTGAGAAGATAGGAGAAATGATAAACTGGGCATTTAATGAAAGTGATGATAAAGTCATTGAAAATTCATCAGTTACAAAAATTGAAAAGCAATTTTATAATTGTAGTTCATATAGAAAAGTAACTAATGAATATAATGAAGTATGGCTTGAATTTTTTAAAGGAATATACAGCATATCATTATTAAAAAAAGATGGAGATGCATTTGTAGCTTTTGAAGATGAAAATAAAGAATCTGTTGAGTATATATTTCCAGAAAAGCCAACAGCATTGGAATTAGGAACAAAAGTAATGGAGATGTTTGAATATAAAGAAAGATATGATGGTATAATAGAATAG
- a CDS encoding stage V sporulation protein K gives MKIKLKVEPNWEIWIYESYSTVPIITNGTMIFGAYNVDFKMTANIWKQLPEEYKRKIYKYNWKKVIKSMLITVTDITAYSFCFGNNIKLKNSIMMKEIYKNFDKNKWVEYFIPECDFPKAPMSIYFQYLGEVYAEVDLDELVAISDEENSFQYGIMPKQMKASNYRKERENNTGKLEQIYNEQLIVKSLVDKNIDDLSKEGAQKVLDNFLLINDLKYLLEVIKKSKELEVIISNKLKDEIEHWLRGIQIKIKTEEDEKIYQELKEILKEQL, from the coding sequence ATGAAAATTAAACTAAAAGTAGAGCCTAACTGGGAAATATGGATATATGAATCCTACTCTACAGTGCCTATAATTACAAATGGAACTATGATATTTGGAGCATACAATGTAGATTTTAAAATGACAGCTAATATATGGAAACAGTTGCCAGAAGAATATAAAAGAAAAATATATAAATATAATTGGAAAAAGGTAATAAAGTCCATGCTAATTACAGTTACAGATATAACTGCATATAGTTTTTGTTTTGGAAATAATATTAAATTAAAAAATAGTATAATGATGAAAGAAATTTATAAAAATTTTGATAAAAATAAGTGGGTTGAGTATTTTATTCCTGAATGTGATTTTCCAAAAGCTCCTATGTCAATATATTTTCAATATTTAGGTGAAGTTTACGCAGAAGTAGATTTAGATGAATTAGTTGCTATTTCTGATGAAGAAAACTCATTTCAATATGGTATAATGCCCAAGCAAATGAAAGCTTCAAATTATAGAAAAGAAAGAGAGAACAATACAGGAAAATTAGAACAAATATATAATGAACAACTTATAGTAAAAAGTTTAGTAGATAAAAATATAGATGACCTTTCAAAAGAAGGGGCTCAAAAAGTTTTAGATAATTTTTTACTTATAAATGATTTAAAATATTTATTAGAAGTAATTAAAAAATCAAAAGAACTTGAAGTTATAATTTCTAATAAGTTAAAAGATGAAATAGAGCATTGGTTAAGAGGTATTCAAATTAAAATAAAAACAGAAGAGGATGAAAAAATATATCAAGAACTTAAAGAAATTTTAAAGGAGCAACTATGA